Within the Erigeron canadensis isolate Cc75 chromosome 6, C_canadensis_v1, whole genome shotgun sequence genome, the region GACCATCACCATGattctccggcgacggcgacggcgaccaccgccacccacggcttacacatgtgtaagttacatgtccTTAATGGTCCCTAATTTAAGATGTCCCTAAATTAACGCACCCTTactcatatatatgtgtgtgtgtgtgtgtgtgtgttattgaACCGATAAGGGTCTATGGTTGTTTCTTAGTTATACGTTATGGTGGTGAGGCGAAATTTTCACGTGCGATATATGGTGCATGTTCAGTTCTTTCCAAGAGTCCCCCACATATGAAAAGAAGAGTAGTTGTGTTTGTTGGAGGGTATGTAATTCTATGCTTAATTGTTTCATCTATGTTATGTATAAAATATGGTGCCAGTAGAACCTTATCTTATTAagatgtttttctttatttacaaaataaacataGGCCACCAATGTGGCAATAGCGCAGTAGTACTCGTCACCTATGATGCTTAGTGCTCATAGGGGAAGTCTTAAATGACAAGGGTTCGATCCTTGGGGATGCGCATATCCTGTGGGAATTAAGTGGAGGTATTTCACCGGCACCTAAAGCCTTACGGGGTGATATAGGTGGGTATCCAATCTAAGGGATACTGGGCAGGGTCCCTTCCTTCAATCCTAAATAAACATAGGCCCAATAGTTTCctaaataaaaccaaatatccTTTCCAATTAGAATAGGTCAGCCGCTATCTCTTTCTCCTACGCTTCATTTTTAGTCTAGACAACGATTTCAATTAACTGGAACGACGAACTATGAACCGAAGCCCAGGAACATGATTTACTGGTATAATACGTCAAATCGGGTACTTTTATTCTCACGATTTGGATCACGTTTCCCCAATGTCTGTATTACTTTGTACTGCGATTCGGTAAGGGGTACCCTACGAAGATCGTGGGGGGTTGAACGTTTCCTGTGACTATAAAATAATGAGTCAACTTTCCTAGAACAACTTCTAAACTTGAGACTCGGTACTCTAAGTAACGTCTCTCAAGCCACGTCTATCATCACTTTCGAATTGGTCCACTCTTCCAGCTCAGCAGCCACTGCATCCCACATACTCCCCCTGATGTGGGTTTTCTTATGAATGCACTCTCAGCAAATTTAAGTTTTGGTAATGGCTTTATAAGAATGTCAGCTTAATGCTTTGTACCGCTTACATGTTCCACCTCAATTAATCCTTCATCAACACAGTCTCAAactggctatctgatgtaagtaccctccatttttgttcttttaatgtatcctACCGGGTAACATCCTATTTGTAACCGGTAATGCCACGTTGGATGTAACAAAAAATAGGGCACCATCCTTCATCAACACAGTCTCAAactggctatctgatgtaagtaccctccatttttgttcttttaatgtatcctACCGGGTAACATCCTATTTGTAACCGGTAATGCCACGTTGGATGTAAAAAAGAATAGGGCACCGGAGTGTAATCAACTATGagcaaatggttatgtaatgtagtgaccgaCGAAAGTGTTAAATTGATCTAAGAGCCTTTCTGTTTTGTTCGCTCGATGTATGCTACTGGGTTACTTCCACGACTTTATACTCCGGGCATCTTCTCCGGCTAATTTCTGATACTATCTTcggtaacaacaattttttcCGGAGAGCAAATGTGAAACTGTAACTCAATGTGTAACTTCAATCCCGAACACAATTCAACACTAGATATAAGTAGATACCTATATACATTTATTGATATTAGAACATGattcaataataatgatataacttcCATTTCTAAACTTTGAAACTAGATATAGctagatgtatatatacatttataaatgCATTGTACGTAGCTATGGTCCTACTGTTTCCTCTTCGAGGACAAATCCCAAATCTTGTTCCTaaaatcattttaatttcatttctttcaCTTTTTGATGGTGACAAACCCTAACCCCCAAATGAGACTGTGTTATGATCACCCCATCATCGTTAACCATAAAGATCTAGACATCCCATCCCCACCTCTATCAAGATCCAACAACGTTGGTTTACAATGGGATAAAAAGGGGGGGATTTTGACAGAGGATGACGACGGTGGTTGTTTGGGTGGCGGctgacatttgtttattttatttgtggCAGTCAGCGGTGGCACGTGTCTAGATGTGGAGACGGTGGAGAGATGGTTGCACCTcttgaatggaagaaaaaatgagaCCGAGACCACCCACTACAACCTCGGCGGAGTCTAAGACCATCCACCATCCATCTCGTTGGAGTTCACAGCTCACAACTGTAATCATGACCGTACAACAGGTCAATCGGTACGTGAAATGAACAAAaatgagaggttcttacatcatATAGCCAGTTTTAAAGATCACTACATGACCATTAGGTCATAGTTGATTACACTCCTGTGCCATAATCCCAAAGTAAAATTAACATTGTTACGGCTACCGGTACAACAGGTCAAccgatacattaaaagaacaaaaatggaagGTGCTTACATTAGATAACCAATTtaaaaggtcactacattacataaccattgagtcattGTTGGTTACACTCCAGTGCCATAATtccatatttatatgtttgctAATGAAGTAATTGTTTCTTGCTGTAGGCTTATAAATCTGCAAATGGGAGATGATAAGTCACATGGAGCGAATCTCAAACGTCTGGGTGTAGCTTTAGATGTTGTTAACTTCTATATAGTGAACCTAGACTACAAGGCTTTTGCACAAGCTAGTATCTTAACTGATAAATACCGTTATGCGAGGAAGGAACTTGGAGCACTTGTTACTGCTGCCAATAATAATGACAACAGCCACATAGTAGATATTGCGGATGTTACTTCTGTTGTTAAGATCCTATCCGATTcttctatattaaaaaataatctcCATTACCTTGAGAATAAAGCTGCTGCAGATGCTGAACATGTTAAAAGAACCCAGTTTGATAAACCAGAGTTGAATAAAATTGCTGCAAATTATGAATATGTTCAAGCAAAAAAGACTCCCCGTATAGATTATAAAGTCAGAGAAGATTTAAGCCGTTGCAGAATATATAAACAAGGTGGGTTGGAACTGTCTCACAATGATAGTAATAGATTTCAGCCGTTGCGGAATCTGGATAACATTTCCCGTGACAGATTTGAACCCCAGAGAGAATGAAAAGATGAAGTCGGAAGCTACCTGGTGTTGCTTAATGTTTAAAGTATTTCCGCTGCTGAATTGTTTATGTTTGTCTGCAAAGCGGAACCATATAATACGTATAAGTGTGTAATGATCACTAGCATCACCTTAACTTGCTGAAGACAAGTGTTATGAATGACTTGTTATGCATTTTAAATCACATGTCCTTTCATTTCCGATCTTTTAATCACTTGCAATTGGTAGTCGGttattcattttcatttatacCAGCTTATTGTACTTTGTGTGTTTAGTATGGAACTATGGATAAATCCAAAAGGCTTGAGTGATATTACTTCGATATTGCTCcattacattacaatatatGCATGTgcaatcactttttttttttgtatgatgCCAGCAATACATTGAAAGGAGTTTCAGGACGTTCACTTGCTTCAAATGAGAGAATTGATGTAAATAATTCGAGTAGATTATTAAGACTGTGAATTTTCCTATTTACATAAAAGATGTTGTAAACCTTTTtactacatttaaaaaaaactaacctATGAAAACTTGCTTAGGTGTATCGAGTGGAACGAGTGAGTCGAGCTTAACGAGCTATACTAGCCCTCTTAGGAAAGTAAATAAATTACGTTTGAAGATATTAGGAAAGTAAATCTGTAACCTAAAATGATATGATAAACACAATCATCAtgataaacatgaaaaaagaaagaaatataataatatattgataatCACGACATTAGCGCCAATTCGGTTAGAAAGAGGCCACATATCACGCCGATGAAACGAGAGAATGATCGTTGAGTGGTAGGCCAGCACACTCAAAGCTATGACACACCCGTAAAACACGCTCAAAGTTTTAAGGAAAAGCGGCTTCTAATCACTCTCTTATTAAATACTACATCATCACGTAAAATAAAAACCCCTTTTATGATCATTAGACCAAACATAACAACAACAACTATGTCGTTTTCTTGTCCTACGTTGTTGTTATTCTGTTGGTTTTATATTGGTTTGTTACTTTGTGGGTTTTGTTATGGCGGCGATCCATTTGCGAACTATGAACTCGAGTTTTCCTACATTACTGCTTCTCCACTTGGTGTCCCGCAACAGGTGACtagtcttatattatatatgttctgGTTTTTCTTGTTTATGAATATTTTTATGTCACCGGCCCGTTTATAAGTCATAACCATGTGGCCGGTGGAGTGTCATGTTTCCTCCAAGGTCTCAGGATCAAACCCAACCCTAGGAAATTTCTTAGGTAAATGGCAACGGGCCGGCGCAAAAAAAGTAAAATGCCCtacatttgattaaaaaaattggCTTGCCATACCCGGATGACCCGAACAGAAAAAATCTTTTCCTTTTACCCGTTTTTAGGTCATAAAACGTTAGAAACATAAAATGGAAACAATTAAAAGTTCAATAAATACAAGCTATATATAAAGTTAGATAAATGTGAAGACGATGAACTAAATAAAAGTGTGGTATTCAATGGCAAAAAGGTTTGTTAGCCAGGCTTGAGTGATTTTAAGatagtaataatataatgtgctatgtacatataaataaaaaatgttgaCTCATATTTGAAGTAATAGATTTTTATGAAATCTGATCACAGGTTATAGCAGTGAATGGGAAGTTTCCAGGTCCAATACTAAATGTTACCACCAATTACAAAGTCGTTGTTAACGTTAAAAACAAATTAGACGAAAGTCTTCTCATCACATGGTATGTGGATGTCTTCTAATTTGATGTGTAAATTACAATGTAACTTTAATAATCTTATACATGCTGAATTTGGAAACTTATATTTGATAGGCCTGGAATAGAAATGCGACGTTCTTCTTGGCAAGATGGGGTGCTTGGCACTAATTGTCCCATTCCGTCTAACTGGAACTGGACTTATCGGTTTCAAGTCAAGGATCAAATTGGTAGCTATTATTATGTCCCAAGTACTAATTTTCAAAGAGCAGCAGGTGGTTTTGGTGGTTTTGTTATTACCAATCGCAAAGTTATACAGCTGCCATTCGACACCCCTGATGGAGATATGGTGATTACCATTGGTGATTGGTATACACGAAACCACTCGGTTAGTTTTGGATCTTCTATCTGAATTTATACTTTGTTTATCTAGGTAAGATTTGTATACCCGGCAAATTTATGATTTCTTCTGTCGTGTGTATGAAGGCACTAAGAGCTTCACTTGATGCTGGAAAGGAGCTTGGTATTCCCAATGGAGTTTTGATCAATGGCAAGGGACCTTTTCAATACAATTCCTCTGTTCCAGATGGCATTAACCACACAACGCTTAATGTTGATCCAGGTATATGCCATTGATTATAATCGTTCTATATGTAACACAGTAACAAGTATAAAGGTTTGCAATTTCAGTCTTAGTAGAGGAACCAAGGGCTCGGGTCATGTTTAACCAATTTGATGGGCTCCAGTTTTAGCTATCTTTTTTATTTGACCCATCCAAGATATAAATTAGTAAACGAGCTGTTATTGCCatctttatattatttcttcAAATAAGATCTTGGGAACaacatattttacttatttctATCATCCAATTTCTTGAGTTGTACCTTGTAGGCAACATGTTCCTTGCAATCtacaaagatttttcttttgttttaatcACGAAATGGTTTGTCAAATGAGTAACCTGATAGTTTGTCTTAGACTGATTGACCTAAAACAGAACGGATctttttgtttgtaaattttCTAGTAAAATGTTACATTTATTTGGGTTATTTTAACAACTAAATCTGTAACAAATATTGCCATGTACTACAGGTAAAACTTATAGAATTCGTGTGATCAATGTTGGAGTCTCAACTTGTTTGAATTTTCGGATCCAGAACCATAATTTGCTTCTAGCTGAAGCTGAGGGACATTATACGACCCAACAGAATTACAGTAGCTTTGATATACACGTGGGGCAGTCTTACTCCTTTCTGGTTACTATGGATCAAAATGCAAGTAGCGATTACTACATAGTTGCAAGTGCCAGATTTGTAAATCAATCAGATTGGCAACGAGTTACAGGTGTTGCTATATTACACTATTCAAATTCTGAAGGAAATGCTTCAGGTCCTCTACCTGACCCTCCTAATGATCTGTATGACCCTTCATTTGCGTTGAATCAAGCCATGTCCATAAGGTATATTTCTTCAATCGGAGGGAACATATGTTTCTGAATGACTTTCGGGGCATATTAGAGTCCCACTATTAATTTTGACGGGTTCCACCAAAATTCCATCATTTAAACAGTTCATTGGTAAGGTCTGATCTTGGGAGGATCCACCTGGATTCGCATCTCACTTCCAACATttgtggggtggattaatagggggttTTCGAGAGTCTTGGTTTTCAGGCATACATATTTAGCCGTAGGAGTGGGATAgaatgtcgttaaaaaaaaaaaaacagttcaACCTAGatagttttttataaaatgggTGAAATTTGTAATCGGTTCCCTGTCAAAGGAATTTTTGGGCTATTGTTTGTCCTCGCTTTTTTATGAGCTGGTCACAGGCCATCTAACTCATTCAGATAAATACTAAATAGTATAGTTTTTAAGAGTCAaccaaattttataatttcaacTAGTGCATATACAATCCAACCCATTAGGCTATTTGTGATGAGAATCAGTTATGTGTATCAGGATAAATAACACCGCTAGTGGAGCTCGCCCCAACCCACAGGGTTCTTTTCACTACGGTTCCATTAATGTGACAGATACGTATGTATTAAGAAGCTTTCCACCAAAAATGATTGCTGGCAAACGACGTGCTTCTTTTAACGGGATCTCATTTGAGAACCCGAAAACACCAGTGAGGCTTGCTGATAAACATAA harbors:
- the LOC122606210 gene encoding uncharacterized protein LOC122606210, producing MEEKMRPRPPTTTSAESKTIHHPSRWSSQLTTVIMTVQQVNRLINLQMGDDKSHGANLKRLGVALDVVNFYIVNLDYKAFAQASILTDKYRYARKELGALVTAANNNDNSHIVDIADVTSVVKILSDSSILKNNLHYLENKAAADAEHVKRTQFDKPELNKIAANYEYVQAKKTPRIDYKVREDLSRCRIYKQGGLELSHNDSNRFQPLRNLDNISRDRFEPQRE
- the LOC122605862 gene encoding monocopper oxidase-like protein SKS1, whose product is MSFSCPTLLLFCWFYIGLLLCGFCYGGDPFANYELEFSYITASPLGVPQQVIAVNGKFPGPILNVTTNYKVVVNVKNKLDESLLITWPGIEMRRSSWQDGVLGTNCPIPSNWNWTYRFQVKDQIGSYYYVPSTNFQRAAGGFGGFVITNRKVIQLPFDTPDGDMVITIGDWYTRNHSALRASLDAGKELGIPNGVLINGKGPFQYNSSVPDGINHTTLNVDPGKTYRIRVINVGVSTCLNFRIQNHNLLLAEAEGHYTTQQNYSSFDIHVGQSYSFLVTMDQNASSDYYIVASARFVNQSDWQRVTGVAILHYSNSEGNASGPLPDPPNDLYDPSFALNQAMSIRINNTASGARPNPQGSFHYGSINVTDTYVLRSFPPKMIAGKRRASFNGISFENPKTPVRLADKHNVKGVYKLDFPKMPINRTPRVEWSIINATYKGFAEIILQNNDTVVQSFHMDGYSFFVVGMAYGNWTENSRGSYNQWDAISRSTTQVFPGGWTAILVYLDNVGAWNLRTVNLDRWYLGQETYMRIINPEDPGHKTELPVPDNALFCGALGHLQKPQKILSSAGSTIQKQSNSIYLLLMALTAVFYTMI